A genome region from Candidatus Microthrix parvicella Bio17-1 includes the following:
- a CDS encoding aldehyde dehydrogenase yields the protein MSDLHHDHLYIGGNWVAPATDGRISVISPMTEQELGSTPEGAPADIDAAVTAARGALDGDWGRSTAAERADVIDRLYALFLERSDDLANLITAEVGSPLLFSHFGQVGATGMALDYFAKLTRSFAFEEVRDGMMGPALVRHEPVGVCAGIVPWNVPLFISMLKLAPALASGSTIVLKPAPETPLSANALAQMCIDAGVPDGVVNIVPAGRETGQHLVTHPDVDKVSFTGSTAAGRKIGAACGELLRRVTLELGGKSAAIICDDADLDAIMPELIAASTMNNGQACVAQTRILATRNRYDEVVEALTEAVAAIPVGDPANMETGCGPLIAERQRERVEGYIQAGRDEGARVTTGGGRPEGLDRGWFVEPTVFADVDNSMRIAQEEIFGPVLAVIAVDDADDAVRVANDSAYGLSGTVWTADADAGLDIARKVRTGTYTVNGFAMEWGAPFGGFKDSGVGRELGPEGLAAYLESKTINLPAGTEPTLAY from the coding sequence ATGTCCGACCTGCATCACGACCACCTCTACATCGGCGGAAACTGGGTGGCGCCCGCCACCGACGGTCGCATCTCGGTGATCTCGCCCATGACCGAACAGGAGCTGGGGTCCACCCCGGAGGGGGCGCCCGCCGACATCGACGCTGCGGTCACCGCCGCCCGTGGTGCACTCGACGGCGACTGGGGCCGCTCGACCGCCGCCGAGCGGGCCGACGTGATCGACCGGCTCTATGCGCTCTTTCTGGAACGGTCCGACGACCTGGCCAACCTGATCACCGCCGAGGTGGGCAGCCCACTGCTGTTCAGCCACTTCGGCCAGGTGGGTGCCACCGGCATGGCGCTCGACTACTTCGCCAAGCTGACCCGAAGCTTCGCCTTCGAGGAGGTGCGCGACGGCATGATGGGCCCGGCCCTCGTGCGCCACGAGCCGGTGGGCGTCTGCGCCGGCATCGTGCCGTGGAACGTGCCGCTGTTCATCTCGATGCTCAAGCTGGCCCCGGCGCTGGCCAGCGGATCGACGATCGTGCTCAAGCCCGCCCCGGAGACGCCGCTAAGCGCCAACGCCCTCGCCCAGATGTGCATCGACGCCGGGGTGCCCGATGGGGTGGTCAACATCGTCCCGGCCGGACGGGAGACCGGCCAGCACCTGGTGACCCACCCCGACGTCGACAAGGTCAGCTTCACCGGCTCGACCGCGGCCGGTCGCAAGATCGGCGCCGCCTGCGGCGAACTGCTCCGCCGGGTCACCCTCGAGCTCGGCGGCAAGTCCGCCGCCATCATCTGCGATGACGCCGATCTCGACGCGATCATGCCCGAGCTGATCGCCGCTTCGACGATGAACAACGGCCAGGCGTGTGTGGCCCAGACCCGCATCCTCGCCACCCGCAACCGCTACGACGAGGTCGTCGAGGCGCTGACCGAAGCGGTCGCCGCCATTCCCGTTGGTGACCCGGCCAACATGGAAACCGGCTGCGGACCGCTGATCGCCGAACGCCAGCGCGAGCGGGTGGAGGGCTACATCCAGGCCGGACGCGACGAGGGTGCCCGCGTCACCACCGGCGGCGGCCGCCCCGAAGGTCTCGACCGCGGCTGGTTCGTCGAGCCCACCGTGTTTGCCGACGTCGACAACTCGATGCGCATCGCCCAGGAGGAGATCTTCGGCCCGGTGTTGGCGGTCATTGCCGTCGACGATGCCGACGACGCCGTGCGGGTGGCCAACGACTCGGCGTACGGCCTCTCGGGCACCGTGTGGACCGCCGACGCCGACGCGGGCCTCGACATCGCCCGCAAGGTTCGCACCGGCACCTACACGGTCAACGGGTTCGCCATGGAGTGGGGTGCGCCATTCGGCGGCTTCAAGGACTCCGGGGTCGGACGGGAGCTTGGCCCCGA